In Mustela nigripes isolate SB6536 chromosome 2, MUSNIG.SB6536, whole genome shotgun sequence, a single window of DNA contains:
- the SSBP4 gene encoding single-stranded DNA-binding protein 4 isoform X6: MYAKGGKGSAVPSDSQAREKLALYVYEYLLHVGAQKSAQTFLSEIRWEKNITLGEPPGFLHSWWCVFWDLYCAAPDRREACEHSNEAKAFQDYSAVAAPSPVMGSMAPNDAMAAGPMAPGFFQPPVGLPGSQPLLPGTMEPSPRAQGHPSLGPMQRVTPPRGMASIGPQNYGGGMRPPPNSLAGPGLPTMNMGPGVRGPWASPSGNSIPYSSSSPGSYTGPPGGGGPPGTPIMPSPGDSTNSSENMYTIMNPIGPGAGRANFPLGPGPEGPMAAMSAMEPHHVNGSLGSGDMDGLPKSSPGAVAGLSNAPGTPRDDGEMAAAGTFLHPFPSESYSPGMTMSV; encoded by the exons ATGTACGCCAAGGGGGGCAAGGGCTCGGCCGTGCCCTCCGACAGCCAGGCCCGCGAGAA GTTGGCGCTCTATGTGTACGAGTACCTGCTGCACGTCGGTGCCCAGAAGTCAGCCCAGACCTTTCTTTCTGAG ATCCGATGGGAGAAGAACATTACGCTGGGGGAGCCCCCAGGCTTCCTGCATTCCTGGTGGTG CGTGTTCTGGGACTTGTACTGTGCAGCACCTGACCGCAGAGAGGCGTGTGAGCACTCGAATGAGGCCAAGGCCTTCCAGGACTAC AGTGCTGTAGCGGCCCCCAGTCCTGTGATGGGGAGCATGGCCCCCAACGACGCGATGGCAGCAGGCCCCATGGCCCCCGGCTTCTTCCAG CCTCCTGTGGGGCTCCccggctcccagcccctcctccctggcaCCATGGAACCCTCCCCGCGTGCTCAGG gacATCCTAGCCTGGGCCCGATGCAGAGAGTGACACCTCCACGGGGCATGGCCAGCATTGGACCCCAG AACTACGGAGGTGGCATGCGGCCCCCACCCAACTCCCTCGCTGGCCCGGGCCTGCCCACCATGAACAT GGGCCCTGGAGTGCGAGGCCCCTGGGCCAGCCCCAGTGGAAACTCG ATTCcctattcctcctcctcccccggcaGCTACACG GGACCCCCAGGAGGAGGTGGGCCCCCTGGAACACCCATCATGCCCAGCCCTGGAG ACTCCACCAACTCCAGCGAGAACATGTACACTATCATGAACCCTATTGGGCCGGGCGCCGGCAGGGCTAAT TTCCCGCTTGGCCCTGGTCCGGAGGGCCCCATGGCGGCCATGAGTGCGATGGAACCTCACCACGTGAACGGATCCCTGG GCTCGGGCGATATGGACGGGTTGCCGAAG AGCTCCCCCGGCGCCGTGGCCGGCCTGAGCAACGCCCCGGGCACCCCGCGGGACGACGGTGAGATGGCGGCTGCCGGGACCTTCCTGCACCCGTTCCCGAGCGAAAGC TACTCGCCCGGGATGACCATGAGCGTGTGA
- the LRRC25 gene encoding leucine-rich repeat-containing protein 25, with protein MGGSLAWMLLLPLLLQNPGSQAFSCNVSSGNMDWNTEFKDTCLNFSGQGLRLPQNQSLQARSLLHLILSGNGLRELPPLFFKLLGNLSVLDVTNNPLERVDGELALRCTLDLKADCSCVLVSWHQIRQDNCSGWLPLQCWDTATDGWHNVSSFLEAGCPPGLSLSVIGALVASGSLLLGLAIAGLVLAWRLWGRGRISKRDVNKTRAAQDGSRSGSGKQPRYSSRGLSPKPPAAAVPRPCTPDYENVFVGQPAAGHQWAEHGAHPSEDSDFYMNYEGPDHASQPVYCNLQSLRKTPLDEEEYVIPGR; from the exons ATGGGGGGCTCCCTGGCGTGGATGCTGTTGTTGCCACTGCTCCTGCAGAATCCAGGCAGCCAAGCATTTTCCTGCAACGTGTCGTCTGGGAACATGGACTGGAACACAGAGTTCAAAGACACATGCCTGAATTTCAGTGGCCAAGGCCTCAGACTGCCCCAGAACCAGTCTCTGCAGGCCAGGAGCCTGCTCCACCTTATCCTGTCTGGGAATGGTCTTCGAGAGCTACCACCGCTCTTCTTTAAACTGCTGGGAAACCTGAGTGTCCTCGATGTGACGAACAACCCACTGGAACGCGTGGATGGGGAGCTGGCCCTGCGCTGTACGCTTGACCTGAAGGCTGACTGCAGCTGTGTCCTAGTATCCTGGCACCAGATCCGACAGGACAACTGCTCTGGCTGGCTACCTCTCCAGTGCTGGGACACAGCTACTGATGGCTGGCACAATGTCTCCTCCTTCCTGGAGGCTGGCTGCCCCCCTGGCCTATCCTTATCGGTCATCGGGGCACTGGTGGCCAGTGGGAGCCTGCTCCTGGGGCTCGCCATTGCTGGCCTAGTGCTGGCCTGGAGACTCTGGGGCCGTGGGAGGATCAGTAAACGGGACGTGAACAAAACAAGGGCTGCTCAGGATGGTTCTCGGTCTGGCTCTGGCAAGCAGCCGAGATACAGTAGCCGGGGCCTCAGCCCTAAGCCCCCAGCAGCAGCCGTGCCCAGACCCTGCACCCCCGACTATGAGAATGTGTTCGTGGGCCAGCCAGCTGCTGGGCACCAGTGGGCCGAACATGG GGCTCATCCATCAGAGGATAGCGACTTCTACATGAACTACGAGGGCCCGGACCATGCCTCCCAGCCTGTCTACTGCAACCTGCAGTCATTGCGCAAGACCCCGCTGGATGAGGAGGAGTATGTGATCCCTGGGCGCTAA
- the SSBP4 gene encoding single-stranded DNA-binding protein 4 isoform X1, with product MYAKGGKGSAVPSDSQAREKLALYVYEYLLHVGAQKSAQTFLSEIRWEKNITLGEPPGFLHSWWCVFWDLYCAAPDRREACEHSNEAKAFQDYSAVAAPSPVMGSMAPNDAMAAGPMAPGFFQGPPGSQQPPHNPNAPMMGPHVQPFMSPRFPGGPRPTLRMPSQPPVGLPGSQPLLPGTMEPSPRAQGHPSLGPMQRVTPPRGMASIGPQNYGGGMRPPPNSLAGPGLPTMNMGPGVRGPWASPSGNSIPYSSSSPGSYTGPPGGGGPPGTPIMPSPGDSTNSSENMYTIMNPIGPGAGRANFPLGPGPEGPMAAMSAMEPHHVNGSLGSGDMDGLPKSSPGAVAGLSNAPGTPRDDGEMAAAGTFLHPFPSESVSDCVDSPPAAASGRRGLAGRPRRGGRGARARP from the exons ATGTACGCCAAGGGGGGCAAGGGCTCGGCCGTGCCCTCCGACAGCCAGGCCCGCGAGAA GTTGGCGCTCTATGTGTACGAGTACCTGCTGCACGTCGGTGCCCAGAAGTCAGCCCAGACCTTTCTTTCTGAG ATCCGATGGGAGAAGAACATTACGCTGGGGGAGCCCCCAGGCTTCCTGCATTCCTGGTGGTG CGTGTTCTGGGACTTGTACTGTGCAGCACCTGACCGCAGAGAGGCGTGTGAGCACTCGAATGAGGCCAAGGCCTTCCAGGACTAC AGTGCTGTAGCGGCCCCCAGTCCTGTGATGGGGAGCATGGCCCCCAACGACGCGATGGCAGCAGGCCCCATGGCCCCCGGCTTCTTCCAG GGCCCCCCCGGCTCCCAGCAACCCCCCCACAACCCCAACGCCCCCATGATGGGGCCTCATGTTCAG CCCTTCATGTCACCGCGGTTCCCAGGGGGCCCCCGGCCCACCCTGCGGATGCCGAGTCAG CCTCCTGTGGGGCTCCccggctcccagcccctcctccctggcaCCATGGAACCCTCCCCGCGTGCTCAGG gacATCCTAGCCTGGGCCCGATGCAGAGAGTGACACCTCCACGGGGCATGGCCAGCATTGGACCCCAG AACTACGGAGGTGGCATGCGGCCCCCACCCAACTCCCTCGCTGGCCCGGGCCTGCCCACCATGAACAT GGGCCCTGGAGTGCGAGGCCCCTGGGCCAGCCCCAGTGGAAACTCG ATTCcctattcctcctcctcccccggcaGCTACACG GGACCCCCAGGAGGAGGTGGGCCCCCTGGAACACCCATCATGCCCAGCCCTGGAG ACTCCACCAACTCCAGCGAGAACATGTACACTATCATGAACCCTATTGGGCCGGGCGCCGGCAGGGCTAAT TTCCCGCTTGGCCCTGGTCCGGAGGGCCCCATGGCGGCCATGAGTGCGATGGAACCTCACCACGTGAACGGATCCCTGG GCTCGGGCGATATGGACGGGTTGCCGAAG AGCTCCCCCGGCGCCGTGGCCGGCCTGAGCAACGCCCCGGGCACCCCGCGGGACGACGGTGAGATGGCGGCTGCCGGGACCTTCCTGCACCCGTTCCCGAGCGAAAGCGTAAGCGACTGCGTCGACTCCCCCCCCGCGGCGGCGTCGGGCCGGAGGGGCCTGGCGGGCAGGCCCCGGCGGGGCGGCCGGGGGGCAAGAGCAAGACCGTGA
- the SSBP4 gene encoding single-stranded DNA-binding protein 4 isoform X3, with protein sequence MYAKGGKGSAVPSDSQAREKLALYVYEYLLHVGAQKSAQTFLSEIRWEKNITLGEPPGFLHSWWCVFWDLYCAAPDRREACEHSNEAKAFQDYSAVAAPSPVMGSMAPNDAMAAGPMAPGFFQGPPGSQQPPHNPNAPMMGPHVQPFMSPRFPGGPRPTLRMPSQPPVGLPGSQPLLPGTMEPSPRAQGHPSLGPMQRVTPPRGMASIGPQNYGGGMRPPPNSLAGPGLPTMNMGPGVRGPWASPSGNSIPYSSSSPGSYTGPPGGGGPPGTPIMPSPGDSTNSSENMYTIMNPIGPGAGRANFPLGPGPEGPMAAMSAMEPHHVNGSLGSGDMDGLPKSSPGAVAGLSNAPGTPRDDGEMAAAGTFLHPFPSESYSPGMTMSV encoded by the exons ATGTACGCCAAGGGGGGCAAGGGCTCGGCCGTGCCCTCCGACAGCCAGGCCCGCGAGAA GTTGGCGCTCTATGTGTACGAGTACCTGCTGCACGTCGGTGCCCAGAAGTCAGCCCAGACCTTTCTTTCTGAG ATCCGATGGGAGAAGAACATTACGCTGGGGGAGCCCCCAGGCTTCCTGCATTCCTGGTGGTG CGTGTTCTGGGACTTGTACTGTGCAGCACCTGACCGCAGAGAGGCGTGTGAGCACTCGAATGAGGCCAAGGCCTTCCAGGACTAC AGTGCTGTAGCGGCCCCCAGTCCTGTGATGGGGAGCATGGCCCCCAACGACGCGATGGCAGCAGGCCCCATGGCCCCCGGCTTCTTCCAG GGCCCCCCCGGCTCCCAGCAACCCCCCCACAACCCCAACGCCCCCATGATGGGGCCTCATGTTCAG CCCTTCATGTCACCGCGGTTCCCAGGGGGCCCCCGGCCCACCCTGCGGATGCCGAGTCAG CCTCCTGTGGGGCTCCccggctcccagcccctcctccctggcaCCATGGAACCCTCCCCGCGTGCTCAGG gacATCCTAGCCTGGGCCCGATGCAGAGAGTGACACCTCCACGGGGCATGGCCAGCATTGGACCCCAG AACTACGGAGGTGGCATGCGGCCCCCACCCAACTCCCTCGCTGGCCCGGGCCTGCCCACCATGAACAT GGGCCCTGGAGTGCGAGGCCCCTGGGCCAGCCCCAGTGGAAACTCG ATTCcctattcctcctcctcccccggcaGCTACACG GGACCCCCAGGAGGAGGTGGGCCCCCTGGAACACCCATCATGCCCAGCCCTGGAG ACTCCACCAACTCCAGCGAGAACATGTACACTATCATGAACCCTATTGGGCCGGGCGCCGGCAGGGCTAAT TTCCCGCTTGGCCCTGGTCCGGAGGGCCCCATGGCGGCCATGAGTGCGATGGAACCTCACCACGTGAACGGATCCCTGG GCTCGGGCGATATGGACGGGTTGCCGAAG AGCTCCCCCGGCGCCGTGGCCGGCCTGAGCAACGCCCCGGGCACCCCGCGGGACGACGGTGAGATGGCGGCTGCCGGGACCTTCCTGCACCCGTTCCCGAGCGAAAGC TACTCGCCCGGGATGACCATGAGCGTGTGA
- the SSBP4 gene encoding single-stranded DNA-binding protein 4 isoform X2, whose product MYAKGGKGSAVPSDSQAREKLALYVYEYLLHVGAQKSAQTFLSEIRWEKNITLGEPPGFLHSWWCVFWDLYCAAPDRREACEHSNEAKAFQDYSAVAAPSPVMGSMAPNDAMAAGPMAPGFFQPFMSPRFPGGPRPTLRMPSQPPVGLPGSQPLLPGTMEPSPRAQGHPSLGPMQRVTPPRGMASIGPQNYGGGMRPPPNSLAGPGLPTMNMGPGVRGPWASPSGNSIPYSSSSPGSYTGPPGGGGPPGTPIMPSPGDSTNSSENMYTIMNPIGPGAGRANFPLGPGPEGPMAAMSAMEPHHVNGSLGSGDMDGLPKSSPGAVAGLSNAPGTPRDDGEMAAAGTFLHPFPSESVSDCVDSPPAAASGRRGLAGRPRRGGRGARARP is encoded by the exons ATGTACGCCAAGGGGGGCAAGGGCTCGGCCGTGCCCTCCGACAGCCAGGCCCGCGAGAA GTTGGCGCTCTATGTGTACGAGTACCTGCTGCACGTCGGTGCCCAGAAGTCAGCCCAGACCTTTCTTTCTGAG ATCCGATGGGAGAAGAACATTACGCTGGGGGAGCCCCCAGGCTTCCTGCATTCCTGGTGGTG CGTGTTCTGGGACTTGTACTGTGCAGCACCTGACCGCAGAGAGGCGTGTGAGCACTCGAATGAGGCCAAGGCCTTCCAGGACTAC AGTGCTGTAGCGGCCCCCAGTCCTGTGATGGGGAGCATGGCCCCCAACGACGCGATGGCAGCAGGCCCCATGGCCCCCGGCTTCTTCCAG CCCTTCATGTCACCGCGGTTCCCAGGGGGCCCCCGGCCCACCCTGCGGATGCCGAGTCAG CCTCCTGTGGGGCTCCccggctcccagcccctcctccctggcaCCATGGAACCCTCCCCGCGTGCTCAGG gacATCCTAGCCTGGGCCCGATGCAGAGAGTGACACCTCCACGGGGCATGGCCAGCATTGGACCCCAG AACTACGGAGGTGGCATGCGGCCCCCACCCAACTCCCTCGCTGGCCCGGGCCTGCCCACCATGAACAT GGGCCCTGGAGTGCGAGGCCCCTGGGCCAGCCCCAGTGGAAACTCG ATTCcctattcctcctcctcccccggcaGCTACACG GGACCCCCAGGAGGAGGTGGGCCCCCTGGAACACCCATCATGCCCAGCCCTGGAG ACTCCACCAACTCCAGCGAGAACATGTACACTATCATGAACCCTATTGGGCCGGGCGCCGGCAGGGCTAAT TTCCCGCTTGGCCCTGGTCCGGAGGGCCCCATGGCGGCCATGAGTGCGATGGAACCTCACCACGTGAACGGATCCCTGG GCTCGGGCGATATGGACGGGTTGCCGAAG AGCTCCCCCGGCGCCGTGGCCGGCCTGAGCAACGCCCCGGGCACCCCGCGGGACGACGGTGAGATGGCGGCTGCCGGGACCTTCCTGCACCCGTTCCCGAGCGAAAGCGTAAGCGACTGCGTCGACTCCCCCCCCGCGGCGGCGTCGGGCCGGAGGGGCCTGGCGGGCAGGCCCCGGCGGGGCGGCCGGGGGGCAAGAGCAAGACCGTGA
- the SSBP4 gene encoding single-stranded DNA-binding protein 4 isoform X4 — translation MYAKGGKGSAVPSDSQAREKLALYVYEYLLHVGAQKSAQTFLSEIRWEKNITLGEPPGFLHSWWCVFWDLYCAAPDRREACEHSNEAKAFQDYSAVAAPSPVMGSMAPNDAMAAGPMAPGFFQPPVGLPGSQPLLPGTMEPSPRAQGHPSLGPMQRVTPPRGMASIGPQNYGGGMRPPPNSLAGPGLPTMNMGPGVRGPWASPSGNSIPYSSSSPGSYTGPPGGGGPPGTPIMPSPGDSTNSSENMYTIMNPIGPGAGRANFPLGPGPEGPMAAMSAMEPHHVNGSLGSGDMDGLPKSSPGAVAGLSNAPGTPRDDGEMAAAGTFLHPFPSESVSDCVDSPPAAASGRRGLAGRPRRGGRGARARP, via the exons ATGTACGCCAAGGGGGGCAAGGGCTCGGCCGTGCCCTCCGACAGCCAGGCCCGCGAGAA GTTGGCGCTCTATGTGTACGAGTACCTGCTGCACGTCGGTGCCCAGAAGTCAGCCCAGACCTTTCTTTCTGAG ATCCGATGGGAGAAGAACATTACGCTGGGGGAGCCCCCAGGCTTCCTGCATTCCTGGTGGTG CGTGTTCTGGGACTTGTACTGTGCAGCACCTGACCGCAGAGAGGCGTGTGAGCACTCGAATGAGGCCAAGGCCTTCCAGGACTAC AGTGCTGTAGCGGCCCCCAGTCCTGTGATGGGGAGCATGGCCCCCAACGACGCGATGGCAGCAGGCCCCATGGCCCCCGGCTTCTTCCAG CCTCCTGTGGGGCTCCccggctcccagcccctcctccctggcaCCATGGAACCCTCCCCGCGTGCTCAGG gacATCCTAGCCTGGGCCCGATGCAGAGAGTGACACCTCCACGGGGCATGGCCAGCATTGGACCCCAG AACTACGGAGGTGGCATGCGGCCCCCACCCAACTCCCTCGCTGGCCCGGGCCTGCCCACCATGAACAT GGGCCCTGGAGTGCGAGGCCCCTGGGCCAGCCCCAGTGGAAACTCG ATTCcctattcctcctcctcccccggcaGCTACACG GGACCCCCAGGAGGAGGTGGGCCCCCTGGAACACCCATCATGCCCAGCCCTGGAG ACTCCACCAACTCCAGCGAGAACATGTACACTATCATGAACCCTATTGGGCCGGGCGCCGGCAGGGCTAAT TTCCCGCTTGGCCCTGGTCCGGAGGGCCCCATGGCGGCCATGAGTGCGATGGAACCTCACCACGTGAACGGATCCCTGG GCTCGGGCGATATGGACGGGTTGCCGAAG AGCTCCCCCGGCGCCGTGGCCGGCCTGAGCAACGCCCCGGGCACCCCGCGGGACGACGGTGAGATGGCGGCTGCCGGGACCTTCCTGCACCCGTTCCCGAGCGAAAGCGTAAGCGACTGCGTCGACTCCCCCCCCGCGGCGGCGTCGGGCCGGAGGGGCCTGGCGGGCAGGCCCCGGCGGGGCGGCCGGGGGGCAAGAGCAAGACCGTGA
- the SSBP4 gene encoding single-stranded DNA-binding protein 4 isoform X5, translating to MYAKGGKGSAVPSDSQAREKLALYVYEYLLHVGAQKSAQTFLSEIRWEKNITLGEPPGFLHSWWCVFWDLYCAAPDRREACEHSNEAKAFQDYSAVAAPSPVMGSMAPNDAMAAGPMAPGFFQPFMSPRFPGGPRPTLRMPSQPPVGLPGSQPLLPGTMEPSPRAQGHPSLGPMQRVTPPRGMASIGPQNYGGGMRPPPNSLAGPGLPTMNMGPGVRGPWASPSGNSIPYSSSSPGSYTGPPGGGGPPGTPIMPSPGDSTNSSENMYTIMNPIGPGAGRANFPLGPGPEGPMAAMSAMEPHHVNGSLGSGDMDGLPKSSPGAVAGLSNAPGTPRDDGEMAAAGTFLHPFPSESYSPGMTMSV from the exons ATGTACGCCAAGGGGGGCAAGGGCTCGGCCGTGCCCTCCGACAGCCAGGCCCGCGAGAA GTTGGCGCTCTATGTGTACGAGTACCTGCTGCACGTCGGTGCCCAGAAGTCAGCCCAGACCTTTCTTTCTGAG ATCCGATGGGAGAAGAACATTACGCTGGGGGAGCCCCCAGGCTTCCTGCATTCCTGGTGGTG CGTGTTCTGGGACTTGTACTGTGCAGCACCTGACCGCAGAGAGGCGTGTGAGCACTCGAATGAGGCCAAGGCCTTCCAGGACTAC AGTGCTGTAGCGGCCCCCAGTCCTGTGATGGGGAGCATGGCCCCCAACGACGCGATGGCAGCAGGCCCCATGGCCCCCGGCTTCTTCCAG CCCTTCATGTCACCGCGGTTCCCAGGGGGCCCCCGGCCCACCCTGCGGATGCCGAGTCAG CCTCCTGTGGGGCTCCccggctcccagcccctcctccctggcaCCATGGAACCCTCCCCGCGTGCTCAGG gacATCCTAGCCTGGGCCCGATGCAGAGAGTGACACCTCCACGGGGCATGGCCAGCATTGGACCCCAG AACTACGGAGGTGGCATGCGGCCCCCACCCAACTCCCTCGCTGGCCCGGGCCTGCCCACCATGAACAT GGGCCCTGGAGTGCGAGGCCCCTGGGCCAGCCCCAGTGGAAACTCG ATTCcctattcctcctcctcccccggcaGCTACACG GGACCCCCAGGAGGAGGTGGGCCCCCTGGAACACCCATCATGCCCAGCCCTGGAG ACTCCACCAACTCCAGCGAGAACATGTACACTATCATGAACCCTATTGGGCCGGGCGCCGGCAGGGCTAAT TTCCCGCTTGGCCCTGGTCCGGAGGGCCCCATGGCGGCCATGAGTGCGATGGAACCTCACCACGTGAACGGATCCCTGG GCTCGGGCGATATGGACGGGTTGCCGAAG AGCTCCCCCGGCGCCGTGGCCGGCCTGAGCAACGCCCCGGGCACCCCGCGGGACGACGGTGAGATGGCGGCTGCCGGGACCTTCCTGCACCCGTTCCCGAGCGAAAGC TACTCGCCCGGGATGACCATGAGCGTGTGA